Proteins from a single region of Nocardiopsis dassonvillei subsp. dassonvillei DSM 43111:
- the paaC gene encoding 1,2-phenylacetyl-CoA epoxidase subunit PaaC, producing the protein MSGDHIYSALSEEHGGDTRWAFGTGFTDALAGVDTTLPEGVDGADLALYCQMLGDDALIQAQRLVHWVTDAPELEEEVALANIALDLLGQARLLLARAGQADGTGRDEDAFAYRRGPAEFRNVRLAEAPRGDFARAVVTLLTLSSARLAVFARLADSRDPVLAAVAAKAVNELAYHREYAVSWALRLGDGTPYSRERMTAAVAEVWPLTGELFATHPVEARMAQQGVGVDPATVREEVHAVLAQVLTTATLDAPAPFPAPALAGRRGEHTAELAPLLDELQKVAREHPEATW; encoded by the coding sequence TTGAGCGGCGACCACATCTACTCGGCCCTGAGCGAGGAGCACGGCGGCGACACCCGCTGGGCCTTCGGCACCGGCTTCACCGACGCCCTCGCCGGGGTGGACACCACCCTGCCCGAGGGGGTCGACGGGGCCGACCTGGCGCTGTACTGCCAGATGCTCGGCGACGACGCGCTCATCCAGGCCCAGCGGCTCGTCCACTGGGTGACCGACGCCCCCGAGCTGGAGGAGGAGGTCGCGCTGGCCAACATCGCCCTGGACCTGCTCGGACAGGCCCGCCTGCTGCTGGCCCGCGCCGGACAGGCCGACGGCACCGGACGCGACGAGGACGCCTTCGCCTACCGGCGCGGTCCCGCCGAGTTCCGCAACGTCCGCCTGGCCGAGGCGCCCCGCGGCGACTTCGCCCGCGCCGTCGTCACCCTGCTGACGCTCTCCAGCGCCCGCCTGGCCGTGTTCGCCCGCCTGGCCGACAGCCGCGACCCCGTGCTGGCCGCCGTCGCGGCCAAGGCGGTCAACGAGCTGGCCTACCACCGCGAGTACGCGGTCTCCTGGGCCCTGCGCCTGGGCGACGGCACCCCCTACTCCCGCGAGCGCATGACCGCCGCCGTCGCCGAGGTGTGGCCGCTCACCGGCGAGCTGTTCGCCACCCACCCCGTCGAGGCCCGCATGGCTCAGCAGGGCGTGGGTGTGGACCCGGCCACCGTGCGCGAGGAGGTGCACGCCGTCCTGGCGCAGGTGCTCACCACCGCCACCCTGGACGCCCCCGCGCCCTTCCCCGCACCGGCCCTGGCCGGACGCCGGGGAGAGCACACCGCCGAACTGGCCCCCCTGCTGGACGAACTCCAGAAGGTGGCCCGCGAGCACCCGGAGGCGACATGGTGA
- a CDS encoding enoyl-CoA hydratase/isomerase family protein, whose translation MSEDTAAGQAAAEFTEADGLATVRLNTPALTRRVKEELLAALRRAAGSTTARAVLLLGSDKAFCVGQDLAEHARILEERPQDALDTVREHYNRIVLALEDVQVPVVVGIGGACVGAGLGFALAGDVRIAARRAKFGTAFTGIGLASDSGLASRLVASLGQARAMELMLLGTVVGAERALELGLVTEVVDDDAWEARAHAVAAGLASGPTSAFVAAKREVRSAAVGGRELPELLEEEADLQNQLGQTADHVGAVRAFLAKEKPTFSGS comes from the coding sequence TTGAGCGAGGACACGGCGGCCGGACAGGCGGCGGCGGAGTTCACCGAGGCCGACGGGCTGGCCACGGTACGGCTGAACACGCCCGCCCTGACCCGGCGGGTCAAGGAGGAACTGCTGGCGGCGCTGCGTCGGGCGGCGGGGTCCACCACCGCCCGCGCGGTGCTGCTGCTGGGCTCGGACAAGGCCTTCTGCGTGGGCCAGGACCTGGCCGAGCACGCGCGGATCCTGGAGGAGCGCCCCCAGGACGCGCTGGACACCGTGCGCGAGCACTACAACCGCATCGTGCTGGCCCTGGAGGACGTCCAGGTGCCGGTCGTGGTCGGCATCGGCGGCGCCTGCGTGGGCGCGGGACTGGGTTTCGCCCTGGCCGGGGACGTGCGGATCGCGGCCCGCCGGGCCAAGTTCGGCACCGCCTTCACCGGCATCGGCCTGGCCTCGGACTCCGGGCTGGCCTCCCGCCTGGTGGCCTCGCTGGGCCAGGCCCGGGCCATGGAGCTGATGCTGCTGGGCACGGTCGTGGGCGCCGAGCGCGCCCTGGAGCTGGGCCTGGTCACCGAGGTCGTGGACGACGACGCCTGGGAGGCGCGCGCCCACGCCGTGGCCGCGGGTCTGGCCTCCGGGCCCACCAGCGCGTTCGTGGCGGCCAAGCGGGAGGTGCGCTCGGCCGCCGTGGGCGGGCGCGAGCTGCCCGAACTGCTGGAGGAGGAGGCCGACCTCCAGAACCAGCTGGGACAGACCGCCGACCACGTCGGAGCGGTCCGCGCGTTCCTGGCCAAGGAGAAGCCGACCTTCTCCGGGAGCTGA
- a CDS encoding sensor histidine kinase, producing MRILGNVLPWSTVVFVALAAVDSHLGNMITVPWPLLAADAVLGAVLVTASRWWTARGWGRWLVAAAPAVSTASVGLAALVAAREASGRRWRTAAPLCGILAAALAAGLHNPWTPVEPIRPLWIELLLVAAAVAALAASSAYRGARADLVRVLRERALDAEREQRFRVENARMEERDRIAREMHDVLAHRLTLISLNASALTHRPDLAAADRDALAEEILTNTRQSLAEVRGILSDLRSGQDEDADRPQPTFDGLGRLLEENRRAGMRLEVHDEVSGRLPAPANTGRHAYRIVQEALTNARKHGAPGPVRVRVVAEGTDAVLIEVRNPVRRRPDTADPGERDPDAGAGVGLVGLAERAAICGGSLLWGRTGDHFELRVRLPWSP from the coding sequence GTGCGGATTCTCGGCAACGTCCTCCCCTGGTCGACCGTGGTGTTCGTCGCCCTCGCGGCCGTCGACTCCCACCTCGGCAACATGATCACCGTTCCCTGGCCCCTGCTGGCGGCCGACGCCGTGCTGGGGGCGGTGCTCGTCACGGCGAGCCGCTGGTGGACGGCTCGCGGCTGGGGCCGGTGGCTGGTCGCGGCGGCACCGGCCGTGTCCACCGCCTCCGTCGGGCTGGCCGCGCTCGTGGCCGCCCGCGAGGCGTCGGGCAGGCGGTGGCGGACGGCCGCGCCCCTGTGCGGGATCCTGGCCGCCGCCCTGGCCGCGGGCCTGCACAACCCCTGGACCCCGGTGGAGCCGATCCGGCCCCTGTGGATCGAACTGCTGCTCGTGGCCGCCGCCGTCGCCGCCCTGGCCGCGTCCTCGGCCTACCGGGGCGCCCGCGCCGACCTGGTCCGCGTGCTGCGGGAACGGGCGCTGGACGCCGAGCGGGAGCAGCGCTTCCGGGTGGAGAACGCCAGGATGGAGGAGCGCGACCGCATCGCCCGGGAGATGCACGACGTCCTCGCGCACCGGCTCACGCTCATCTCGCTGAACGCCTCCGCGCTCACCCACCGCCCCGACCTGGCCGCCGCCGACCGCGACGCCCTGGCCGAGGAGATCCTCACCAACACCCGCCAGTCACTGGCGGAGGTCCGCGGCATCCTGTCCGACCTGCGTTCGGGCCAGGACGAGGACGCGGACCGGCCCCAGCCCACCTTCGACGGGCTCGGGCGGCTCCTGGAGGAGAACCGCAGGGCCGGAATGCGGCTGGAGGTGCACGACGAGGTGAGCGGACGCCTCCCGGCCCCCGCCAACACCGGCCGCCACGCCTACCGCATCGTCCAGGAGGCCCTCACCAACGCCCGCAAACACGGCGCACCCGGGCCGGTGCGCGTGCGCGTCGTCGCGGAGGGAACCGACGCGGTCCTCATCGAGGTCCGCAACCCCGTGCGCCGGCGTCCGGACACCGCCGACCCCGGGGAGCGTGATCCGGACGCGGGGGCCGGCGTCGGACTCGTGGGACTGGCCGAACGCGCCGCCATCTGCGGCGGCTCCCTGCTCTGGGGGCGGACGGGGGACCACTTCGAACTGAGGGTGCGCCTACCATGGTCGCCGTGA
- a CDS encoding 3-hydroxyacyl-CoA dehydrogenase family protein gives MSTTEQGGGAAPGVPATVAVVGGGTMGAGIVQQFLTRGADVVLVEATAEAAEAGRARVAAGLDRARRRGKIDAEPAAYLARLRTVTTPADIPADAGLVVEAVPERPELKIAVLTAAEAAVGEDTVLASNTSSLSVTELAAALQRPARFLGTHFFNPVPASKLVELVVAPETDEAVLTSARAWVAALGKTEVVVRDAPGFATSRLGVMLGLEAIRMVEEGVASPADIDTAMELGYRHPMGPLRLTDLVGLDVRLAIAEYLAAELGDRFAPPELLRRMVAEGRLGRKSGRGFHTWDEGE, from the coding sequence TTGAGCACCACCGAGCAGGGGGGCGGCGCCGCGCCGGGCGTTCCCGCCACCGTCGCCGTCGTCGGCGGCGGCACCATGGGCGCCGGGATCGTCCAGCAGTTCCTCACCCGCGGCGCCGACGTGGTGCTGGTCGAGGCCACCGCCGAGGCCGCCGAGGCCGGTCGCGCCCGCGTGGCGGCCGGGCTGGACAGAGCCCGCCGGCGCGGGAAGATCGACGCCGAACCGGCCGCCTACCTGGCCCGGCTGCGCACGGTCACCACCCCCGCCGACATCCCGGCCGACGCCGGGCTGGTCGTGGAGGCCGTGCCGGAGCGGCCCGAACTGAAGATCGCCGTGCTCACCGCCGCCGAGGCCGCCGTGGGCGAGGACACCGTCCTGGCCTCCAACACCAGTTCGCTGTCGGTCACCGAGCTGGCCGCCGCCCTCCAACGCCCCGCGCGCTTCCTGGGCACCCACTTCTTCAACCCCGTCCCCGCCTCCAAGCTCGTGGAGCTGGTCGTGGCCCCCGAGACCGACGAGGCCGTCCTGACCTCGGCGCGCGCCTGGGTCGCCGCCCTGGGCAAGACCGAGGTCGTGGTCCGCGACGCGCCCGGGTTCGCCACCAGCCGCCTGGGCGTCATGCTGGGGCTGGAGGCCATCCGCATGGTCGAGGAGGGTGTGGCCTCGCCCGCCGACATCGACACCGCCATGGAGCTGGGCTACCGCCACCCCATGGGGCCGCTGCGCCTGACCGACCTGGTGGGCCTGGACGTGCGCCTGGCCATCGCCGAGTACCTGGCCGCCGAACTGGGGGACCGGTTCGCGCCTCCGGAGCTGCTGCGCCGTATGGTCGCCGAGGGAAGGCTGGGCCGCAAGAGCGGACGGGGCTTCCACACCTGGGACGAGGGAGAGTAG
- a CDS encoding VOC family protein: MGSRICVIAIDAVDAETVAAFWSRVLDWPIVEEAEDGFSLAPHEGADLGVDVFTVPERKSVKNRLHLDLRVTGGLTVAQELERLLGLGAVKVDVGQPEDARWTVLADPEGNEFCLLHGRADAP, from the coding sequence ATGGGAAGCCGTATCTGTGTGATCGCCATCGACGCGGTCGACGCCGAGACCGTGGCCGCGTTCTGGAGCCGTGTGCTGGACTGGCCGATCGTGGAGGAGGCCGAGGACGGGTTCAGCCTCGCTCCGCACGAGGGGGCGGACCTGGGGGTCGACGTGTTCACCGTGCCCGAGCGCAAGAGCGTCAAGAACCGCCTGCACCTGGACCTGCGCGTCACCGGCGGACTGACGGTGGCCCAGGAACTGGAGAGGTTGCTGGGGCTGGGCGCGGTGAAGGTGGACGTGGGGCAGCCCGAGGACGCCCGGTGGACGGTGCTGGCCGACCCCGAGGGCAACGAGTTCTGCCTGCTGCACGGACGCGCCGACGCCCCCTGA
- the paaA gene encoding 1,2-phenylacetyl-CoA epoxidase subunit PaaA, which produces MSTQTVREASPDADLLQAEFDARIAADQRIEPRDWMPEGYRRTLVRQVSQHAHSEIIGMQPEGDWIASAPSLRRKAILLAKVQDEAGHGLYLYAAAETLGVDRADLTERLIEGRQKYSSIFNYPSLTFADVGVIGWLVDGAAICNQVPLCRSSFGPYARAMVRICKEESFHQRQGYELLMRMMEGTPQQRAMVQDAVDRWWWPSLMMFGPPDADSPNTQQSMAWGIKRDTNDDLRQKFVDMTVPQAEKLGVTLPDPELVWNAERGHHDFGEPDWVEFKQVISGAGPKNAERVQRRRAAHEKGAWVREAATAYARKHTSAEEAAV; this is translated from the coding sequence GTGAGCACCCAGACGGTCCGGGAGGCGTCCCCCGACGCCGACCTCCTCCAGGCCGAGTTCGACGCCAGGATCGCCGCCGACCAGCGCATCGAGCCGCGCGACTGGATGCCCGAGGGCTACCGCAGGACGCTCGTGCGCCAGGTCTCCCAGCACGCGCACTCGGAGATCATCGGCATGCAGCCCGAGGGAGACTGGATCGCCTCCGCGCCCAGCCTGCGGCGCAAGGCCATCCTGCTGGCCAAGGTCCAGGACGAGGCCGGGCACGGGCTGTACCTGTACGCCGCCGCCGAGACCCTGGGCGTGGATCGCGCCGACCTGACCGAGCGCCTCATCGAGGGGCGCCAGAAGTACTCCTCGATCTTCAACTACCCGTCGCTGACCTTCGCCGACGTGGGCGTCATCGGCTGGCTCGTGGACGGCGCCGCGATCTGCAACCAGGTCCCGCTGTGCCGCAGCTCCTTCGGCCCCTACGCCCGCGCCATGGTGCGCATCTGCAAGGAGGAGTCCTTCCACCAGCGCCAGGGCTACGAACTGCTCATGCGCATGATGGAGGGCACCCCCCAGCAGCGGGCGATGGTCCAGGACGCCGTCGACCGCTGGTGGTGGCCGTCGCTGATGATGTTCGGCCCGCCCGACGCCGACTCGCCCAACACACAGCAGTCCATGGCCTGGGGCATCAAGCGCGACACCAACGACGACCTGCGCCAGAAGTTCGTGGACATGACCGTCCCCCAGGCCGAGAAACTCGGCGTCACCCTGCCCGACCCCGAGCTGGTCTGGAACGCCGAGCGCGGCCACCACGACTTCGGCGAACCCGACTGGGTGGAGTTCAAGCAGGTCATCTCCGGCGCCGGACCCAAGAACGCCGAGCGCGTCCAGCGCCGCCGGGCCGCCCACGAGAAGGGCGCGTGGGTGCGCGAGGCCGCCACCGCCTACGCCCGCAAGCACACCAGCGCCGAGGAGGCCGCGGTATGA
- the paaD gene encoding 1,2-phenylacetyl-CoA epoxidase subunit PaaD — translation MVTTTRDRARERAERAAAAVTDPELPMLTLADLGILRRVEVEGDGTAAVWITPTYSGCPALAEMRADVDRAVRAAGFDRVEVRTELSPPWTTDWITAEGRRKLAEHGISPPGGAPARAAGPVPLTLLPTRTAPRCPLCGSGRTEELSRFGATSCKSLHRCRSCLEPFEHVKEI, via the coding sequence ATGGTGACCACCACCCGGGACCGGGCCCGCGAGCGCGCCGAGCGCGCCGCCGCCGCGGTCACCGACCCCGAGCTGCCCATGCTCACCCTGGCCGACCTCGGCATCCTGCGCCGCGTGGAGGTCGAGGGCGACGGAACCGCCGCGGTGTGGATCACCCCCACCTACTCGGGCTGCCCGGCCCTGGCCGAGATGCGCGCGGACGTGGACCGCGCCGTGCGCGCCGCCGGGTTCGACCGGGTCGAGGTGCGCACCGAGCTCTCCCCGCCCTGGACCACCGACTGGATCACCGCCGAGGGCAGGCGCAAGCTCGCCGAGCACGGCATCTCCCCGCCGGGCGGCGCGCCCGCGCGGGCCGCCGGGCCGGTGCCGCTGACCCTGCTGCCCACCCGTACCGCACCGCGCTGCCCGCTGTGCGGGTCCGGCCGGACCGAGGAGCTGTCCCGCTTCGGCGCGACCTCCTGCAAGTCCCTGCACCGCTGCCGGTCCTGCCTCGAACCGTTCGAGCACGTCAAGGAGATCTGA
- the paaK gene encoding phenylacetate--CoA ligase PaaK gives MASHDTTTLPAGATARLGQAPAPEILDPAERMSVDELRALQLKRLRWTLEHAYANVPLYRRKFDEAGVRPEDLRELADLRHFPHTTKADLRDNYPFGMFAVPQDRVSRIHASSGTTGRPTVVGYTREDIDTWAEVVARSIRAAGGRPGHKVHVSYGYGLFTGGLGAHYGAERLGCTVIPASGGQTAKQVQLIQDFEPDIIMVTPSYMLTLMDEFEHQGIDPRTTSLKVGIFGAEPWTEKMRTEIEERFDIHAVDIYGLSEVMGPGVANECVETKDGLHVWEDHFYPEVLDPVTQDVLPDGSNGELVFTSLTKQAMPVIRYRTRDLTALRPGTARPMRRMDKVTGRSDDMIILRGVNVFPTQIEEIVLGLDGLAPHFQLVLTKEGRLDRMAVRIEAAPDCTAERRVALSEQIVATVKDRVGVSVTVDVVDPEQIERSVGKFRRIIDQRPKE, from the coding sequence ATGGCAAGCCACGACACCACCACGCTGCCGGCCGGAGCCACCGCCCGCCTGGGACAGGCTCCCGCACCCGAGATCCTGGACCCGGCCGAGCGCATGAGTGTCGACGAGCTTCGCGCCCTGCAGCTCAAGCGCCTCCGGTGGACCCTGGAGCACGCCTACGCCAACGTGCCCCTGTACCGCCGCAAGTTCGACGAGGCCGGGGTGCGCCCCGAGGACCTGCGCGAACTGGCGGACCTGCGCCACTTCCCGCACACCACCAAGGCCGACCTGCGCGACAACTACCCCTTCGGGATGTTCGCCGTCCCCCAGGACAGGGTCAGCCGCATCCACGCCTCCAGCGGGACCACCGGCCGCCCCACCGTCGTGGGCTACACCCGCGAGGACATCGACACCTGGGCCGAGGTGGTGGCCCGCTCCATCCGCGCCGCGGGCGGACGCCCCGGGCACAAGGTGCACGTCTCCTACGGCTACGGGCTCTTCACCGGCGGGCTGGGCGCCCACTACGGCGCCGAGAGGCTCGGCTGCACGGTCATCCCCGCCTCGGGCGGGCAGACGGCCAAGCAGGTGCAGCTCATCCAGGACTTCGAGCCCGACATCATCATGGTCACCCCCAGCTACATGCTGACACTGATGGACGAGTTCGAGCATCAGGGAATCGACCCGCGTACGACCTCGCTCAAGGTCGGCATCTTCGGCGCCGAGCCCTGGACCGAGAAGATGCGCACCGAGATCGAGGAGCGCTTCGACATCCACGCCGTGGACATCTACGGCCTGTCCGAGGTCATGGGTCCGGGCGTGGCCAACGAGTGCGTGGAGACCAAGGACGGCCTGCACGTGTGGGAGGACCACTTCTACCCCGAGGTGCTCGACCCCGTCACCCAGGACGTGCTGCCCGACGGGTCCAACGGCGAACTGGTCTTCACCTCGCTGACCAAGCAGGCCATGCCGGTGATCCGCTACCGCACCCGCGACCTGACCGCGCTGCGCCCGGGCACGGCCCGGCCCATGCGGCGCATGGACAAGGTGACCGGCCGCAGCGACGACATGATCATCCTGCGCGGCGTGAACGTCTTCCCGACCCAGATCGAGGAGATCGTGCTGGGCCTGGACGGGCTGGCCCCGCACTTCCAGCTGGTGCTGACCAAGGAGGGGCGCCTGGACCGCATGGCGGTGCGCATCGAGGCGGCCCCGGACTGCACCGCCGAGCGGCGCGTGGCCCTGAGTGAGCAGATCGTGGCGACGGTCAAGGACAGGGTCGGCGTGAGCGTGACCGTGGACGTGGTCGACCCCGAACAGATCGAGCGCTCGGTGGGCAAGTTCCGCCGCATCATCGACCAGCGTCCCAAGGAGTGA
- a CDS encoding response regulator transcription factor, translating to MVAVSEPVRVVVVDDDPMVRRGLRLLLGGGAVEVVAEAGDGDEAVRVVAEHAPDVVLMDLRMPGTDGVAATERIRSAPGAPPVLVLTTLDSDRALVRALRAGASGFLLKDAPPDELVEGVLAVHRRRPHLADAATRRLIGLAVGGGDDEARDQARERLSALSEREREVALAVSRGLSNTEIAEDLFMSVSNVKAVVGRVMAKLDAPNRVLVANAVRDARLEDGRAG from the coding sequence ATGGTCGCCGTGAGCGAACCCGTACGAGTGGTGGTCGTCGACGACGACCCGATGGTCCGGCGCGGCCTGCGCCTGCTCCTGGGAGGCGGCGCGGTCGAGGTGGTCGCGGAGGCCGGCGACGGCGACGAGGCGGTGCGGGTCGTCGCCGAGCACGCCCCCGACGTGGTCCTGATGGACCTGCGCATGCCCGGGACCGACGGGGTGGCCGCGACCGAGCGCATCCGGAGCGCTCCCGGAGCGCCGCCCGTGCTCGTGCTCACCACCCTGGACTCCGACCGGGCGCTGGTGCGCGCCCTGCGCGCGGGCGCGAGCGGGTTCCTGCTCAAGGACGCGCCCCCGGACGAACTCGTCGAGGGCGTCCTCGCGGTCCACCGGCGGCGCCCGCACCTGGCCGACGCGGCCACCCGCCGCCTCATCGGCCTGGCCGTCGGCGGCGGGGACGACGAGGCGCGAGACCAGGCCCGCGAACGCCTGTCCGCGCTCTCCGAGCGCGAGCGCGAGGTGGCCCTGGCCGTGAGCCGGGGCCTGTCCAACACCGAGATCGCCGAGGACCTGTTCATGAGCGTCAGCAACGTCAAGGCGGTCGTCGGCCGGGTGATGGCCAAGCTGGACGCGCCGAACCGGGTGCTCGTCGCCAACGCGGTGCGCGACGCGCGCCTGGAGGACGGCCGCGCGGGTTAG
- a CDS encoding enoyl-CoA hydratase/isomerase family protein, producing the protein MSASDGTAHRADGDFTTLDVEWREDRVVVQLHRPEARNAINATMIAELHRVCERIEAEPRPLLLTGHGTVFAGGADISELRERGREEALAGINSRLFERLHRLRAPTVAAVDGYALGGGAELSYACDIRIATPTAVFAQPEPGLGIIAGAGACWRLRELVGASVAKQVLLGGYRLDAEAALRHGLVAEIVPSGELRERAHALIDRMAASSALALRMTKMVLDADGPHPLADDLTQAVLFESADKHERMTRFLERKKR; encoded by the coding sequence GTGAGCGCGAGCGACGGCACCGCGCACCGGGCCGACGGGGACTTCACCACCCTGGACGTGGAGTGGCGCGAGGACCGCGTGGTGGTCCAGCTCCACCGCCCCGAGGCCCGCAACGCCATCAACGCGACGATGATCGCCGAACTGCACCGGGTGTGCGAGCGGATCGAGGCCGAGCCCAGGCCGCTGCTCCTGACCGGGCACGGCACCGTGTTCGCGGGCGGCGCCGACATCTCCGAACTGCGCGAACGCGGCCGCGAGGAGGCGCTGGCCGGGATCAACAGCCGCCTGTTCGAACGCCTGCACCGCCTCCGTGCGCCCACCGTGGCGGCCGTGGACGGCTACGCCCTGGGCGGCGGCGCCGAGCTGTCCTACGCCTGCGACATCCGCATCGCCACCCCCACCGCCGTGTTCGCCCAGCCCGAGCCGGGTCTGGGCATCATCGCGGGGGCGGGCGCGTGCTGGCGGCTGCGGGAGCTGGTCGGCGCCTCGGTGGCCAAGCAGGTGCTGCTGGGCGGCTACCGCCTGGACGCCGAGGCCGCGCTGCGCCACGGCCTGGTCGCCGAGATCGTGCCCTCCGGGGAGTTGCGCGAACGCGCCCACGCCCTGATCGACCGCATGGCCGCCTCCTCCGCGCTGGCCCTGCGCATGACCAAGATGGTCCTGGACGCCGACGGCCCCCACCCGCTCGCCGACGACCTGACGCAGGCCGTGCTGTTCGAGAGCGCCGACAAGCACGAGCGCATGACCCGTTTCCTGGAGAGGAAGAAGCGTTGA
- a CDS encoding thiolase family protein: MSEVYLVDGVRTPQGRYGGALAAVRPDDLAATAVAEAVRRAGVPGEAVDEVILGAANQAGEDNRNVARMAALLAGLDPSVPGYTVNRLCASGLTAVASAAQAIRAGEADVVVAGGVESMTRAPWVMAKPGTPWAKPGEVADTSLGWRFTNPRFAAADAEAPVDAGPDDLRYTLSMGETAEEVALLEGLTREECDAFALRSHERAVAAAEAGRFDAETVPVTVRGRKGQTSEVTADEGPRPGSSMESLAGLRPVFREGGIVTAGNSSSLSDGASALVLAGAEAVRRYGLTPRARVVASASAGVDPQVMGLGPVPATRKVLGRAGWDLDGVGAVELNEAFAAQSLAVMRQLKLEEERVNADGGAIALGHPLGSSGARILVTLLNRMEREDAARGLATLCVGVGQGVALLVERP, encoded by the coding sequence GTGAGCGAGGTCTACTTGGTCGACGGGGTGCGAACCCCGCAGGGCCGCTACGGCGGCGCCCTGGCAGCGGTGCGCCCCGACGACCTGGCCGCCACGGCCGTGGCCGAGGCGGTCCGCCGCGCGGGCGTGCCCGGCGAGGCCGTGGACGAGGTCATCCTGGGCGCCGCCAACCAGGCCGGCGAGGACAACCGCAACGTCGCGCGCATGGCGGCGCTGCTGGCCGGACTCGACCCGAGCGTGCCCGGCTACACCGTCAACCGGCTGTGCGCCAGCGGCCTGACCGCCGTCGCCTCCGCCGCGCAGGCCATCCGCGCGGGCGAGGCCGACGTGGTGGTCGCGGGCGGCGTGGAGTCCATGACCCGGGCCCCCTGGGTGATGGCCAAGCCCGGAACCCCCTGGGCCAAGCCGGGCGAGGTCGCCGACACCTCCCTGGGCTGGCGTTTCACCAACCCGCGCTTCGCCGCGGCCGACGCCGAGGCGCCCGTCGACGCGGGCCCCGACGATCTGCGCTACACCCTGTCCATGGGCGAGACCGCCGAGGAGGTCGCGCTCCTGGAGGGGCTCACCCGCGAGGAGTGCGACGCCTTCGCGCTGCGCAGCCACGAGCGCGCGGTCGCCGCCGCCGAGGCGGGCCGCTTCGACGCCGAGACCGTCCCCGTCACCGTGCGCGGACGCAAGGGCCAGACCAGCGAGGTCACCGCCGACGAGGGCCCGCGCCCCGGCTCCAGCATGGAGAGCCTGGCCGGGCTGCGCCCGGTCTTCCGCGAGGGCGGCATCGTCACCGCGGGCAACTCCTCCTCCCTCTCCGACGGCGCCTCCGCGCTGGTGCTGGCCGGCGCCGAGGCCGTGCGCCGCTACGGCCTGACCCCCCGCGCCCGCGTGGTCGCCTCCGCCTCGGCCGGGGTGGACCCGCAGGTCATGGGCCTGGGTCCGGTCCCGGCCACCCGCAAGGTGCTCGGCCGCGCCGGGTGGGACCTGGACGGGGTCGGCGCCGTGGAGCTCAACGAGGCCTTCGCCGCCCAGTCCCTGGCCGTGATGCGCCAGCTCAAGCTGGAGGAGGAGCGCGTCAACGCCGACGGCGGCGCCATCGCGCTGGGCCACCCGCTGGGCAGCTCCGGCGCCCGCATCCTGGTCACCCTGCTCAACCGCATGGAGCGCGAGGACGCCGCCCGCGGCCTGGCCACCCTGTGCGTGGGTGTGGGCCAGGGCGTCGCACTGCTGGTGGAGCGCCCGTGA
- the paaB gene encoding 1,2-phenylacetyl-CoA epoxidase subunit PaaB, translating into MSDDNTAGSGAARPEWPLYEVFVRGKRGLNHVHVGSLHAPDDHMALHNARNLYTRRNEGVSIWVVRAEHIAASSPDEKDPYFAPSGDKVYRHPTFYPIPEDVPHI; encoded by the coding sequence ATGAGCGACGACAACACGGCCGGTTCCGGGGCGGCCCGCCCCGAGTGGCCGCTCTACGAGGTCTTCGTGCGCGGCAAGCGCGGCCTCAACCACGTCCACGTGGGCTCGCTGCACGCCCCCGACGACCACATGGCCCTGCACAACGCCCGCAACCTCTACACCCGCCGCAACGAGGGCGTGAGCATCTGGGTGGTGCGCGCCGAGCACATCGCCGCCTCCAGCCCCGACGAGAAGGACCCCTACTTCGCGCCCAGCGGGGACAAGGTCTACCGCCACCCGACGTTCTACCCCATCCCCGAGGACGTCCCGCACATCTAG